Below is a genomic region from Leptolyngbyaceae cyanobacterium.
AACTCCTTTAGTGTACTAGGTATCACTGAATCGTCACCAGTCACCGGGGATCGTTGAGTAGCGATCGCATATAAATCAATATTTATCTATGGTAAATTTACGCAAGTATCGATATTTAACGCACATCTGCCAAGCCGAACTCTGCGATCCCCGATCTATCTAGATTGTTTTTGACTGCAAAAGTGAGTTTAGAACGAAAAAAAATTAACTACCTGCTAAATATTTCAACAACCAACCGATGACGATTCCGATCCCGCCAAACCGCACAGCCATCCAAAAAGGCTCTTTCAGGCTACTCCAAGAAAATAAGCTGCTTTCCAAATTAACCTCTAAAACTTCCAATTCTTGCTTAATTCGGCGCAATTCGGCTTGCAACTCCCGATCTCGGCGAAGACGGCTGTCTTGTCGCGCTTCTTCGTAGCGATGTTGCAATTCCGCTTGTCTGGCTTTATCTTGTTGCACTTGTGCGTAACGTTCCTTGAGTGCAATCAGCGATCGTTCTACTTCCTCCAGTCTTTGTGCAAATTCGCGATCGGGATCGACTGGTGAGGACTGGGGATCGCGCTGGGATCGTTCTTCAGAAGGCTTCATACACTAGATTTTAGGTTAAAGTGATGGTGGTTTAGATAGAATAGCTAGGTAATAAACTCCAAATTTAACATTCTCAAGAGTCCGCGCTTTCATTATCAAACCAATCTAAAATCTAAAATCTAAAGTCCAAAATTGATATGCCCGAATCCACTCAAATTTCTAGAAACGATTCCTTAAAAGAGCTTAGTACCTTAGAAATAGCACAAGCTTTGATGGAGCGGTTAACCATCTCCTCTAATGACTGGCATCGCTTGAAATCGAATCGAACAGCCCGTGCTAGCGAACAAACTGCCGCCGCCTTAGTTTATTTACTCAAGGATATGCCAGAAGAAGGATTGAGCAGGCTAAATCAAGCCTCTGGTTGGCTCGATCGCTCTATTTCAGCCCCCCCTTGCCCAACTCACGGTCATCACCGTTCTCATTGAGATAATTATCCCCCCTTGCCCTCCATTTATGGAAGGCTTAAGGGGGGATCGAACAGATCGAAATTAATAAATAACATACAATCTTACTCACGTAGATTTTTCCTATCCCAGTAAGGGCAGCTTGTACCGATTTTTGATATACTTACCAAGGCTTAATTCTGTTCCATCCGGGTTCCAATGTACCCGATCGAACACATTATAAAGAATGTATAAGCCTCGGCCACACTCGGATTCGTCTGGTGGTAAATGCTCAAGAGCATCGACACTGCATTTACAACAAGGCTTAAATCCCGAACCTTGGTCTGAGATCACCCACCAATAGTGATCTGCGACCAGCGAAAATCGCACTACAACTGTTTTACTAGGATCTAGCTTATTGCCATGCTTGGCAGCATTCACCAAAGCTTCCTGTAATCCAAGTCGAATTTCTGTCTGCCAATGTTCCGGAATTTCCGCTACTAGCAGATCCAGAATCGGACAAAGGTAGAGGGTCGAAGCAAAACTAATAGTTGTCCAGTGGCGTTTAACTGGACGCTTTGAAATTGCAATCACACTGAAGACCCCCTCGCTTTCAGGTGGACAGACTGAAGTCTTTGCACAGCTTCCATCCCCGCGATCATTGCATTATTGTTTGGTTATAAGCTCGTTTTTAGGCTAAATTGGGTCATAAATAGACTTTACTACCTACACGTAGATTGTTACCGTGCATTTTTTTGATTTATGCCTAAAGTTAATTTGACCCATTAGGTTAGTATTCCCATCGAAGATATTCAAAGTCGATAGCCCGATTAACGCCATCGTTTCACCTCTCCCGGTGTATGGTTTTTCGGTGGGGTTTATACCTACCTATCTCTTATTGTATCGAAATATTTTTAAAAAGCCAGGGGGATTTAACAAATTCTACTCCTAGCTACTAATGGGCCAAAAGCTTATTTGACCTTTCTTATTTACCCGTCAAATAGCAGATAAGCTTTGCCTTTAGTTGCTTATTTATATAATAAGCAGTTTGTTGCTCATCCGAGCCAGCTTCTTGGCATTCAGTTCGGATTGGGGAAATTTAATTAACTAAACTGGGATGCTGTCACTAATAATTTATATAAATAAATTAAAGCCTTCTTTGCGAATATAGCAAGCTGTGCAGGGAATTTTTATGAAACAAAACATCTGCTAAAAAATAGTTAATTATAAGGAGTGACAATATATCTGCCAGTATGAATAAAAATCTTTCTACCTATTTTATTTATTTCATAAAATGATGTAATATATTACTTTGGTTTAATTGACAAATAACTAATTATACTAAAGCATTACCTGTAATTATTAATACAATTAATAATAATCATTATCTATCCTAATCATTTCGGGTAAGTTCGATTTATTACTGGTAGCCCTTGTTTCCGATCGGAAGGCCAAAAGAATTTTATTTTGGTACGATAGTTTTATAGAAATCTCTTCAGAGAGACGATCTTAGCGAGACTTTCTTTGCCATCTGCTAAAGCCTCTAAGAGTTACCCTATTACCAAAATTTCTCTCAAATTTAGAATTTTACTGGTATGGCAATCTTTGTTAACGGGGACTTAATCCTCGATTTATCGCAAAGAGAAACCTCACTAGAAAAATACCACTAAATCTTCATTTGGCATCCACTTTCATTTCTATGTAGGTAAGTATTTATGTGGCCTTAATGCCAAAATTTCTGAAAAGTTTACGCTGAAAAACAAAAAACTTAAACAAACATATACTAAAAAATAGAGAAACAATTCTATCTGAGGGTAGATATGGCTCCAAATCCCGCTATTATGCAAGCGATCGAACAACTGGGCTACCGCATTACTGTAGGGGATGTGGCAGCTAAGGCAGGATTAAATTTAAATCTAGCCCAACAAGGATTATTAGCCCTCGCTTCTGATGCTGGGGGACATTTGCAGGTAGCTGAGTCTGGGGAAATAGCTTATCAATTTCCCCAGAACTTTCGGGCAATTCTGCGTAACAAGTTTTTGCGGTTGCGGCTTTTAGAATGGTGGAAAAACATCTGGAAAGTTTTGTTTTACTTGATCCGGATTAGTTTTGCGATCGTATTGCTAGTTTCGATCGCGCTGATTTTTCTGGCGATCGCTGCGATCGTGATTTCCCTAAATTTCAACCGCGATAACGATAATTCTGGCAGCAACGACTCTGGTGGCGGGGGAATCTTCTTTTTCCCCACTTTCGATTGGTTCTGGATTTTTTACCCCGACTACGACACTCCCCAGTACCAATATCAACGACGGGAAAAATCGCAAATGAATTTCCTGTTGGCTGTGTTTTCCTTCCTATTTGGGGATGGTAACCCCAATGCCAACTTAGAAGAAAGGCGCTGGCAAGAAATCGGTACGGTAATTCGCAACCACCAGGGAGCGGTAGTCGCAGAGCAAATCGCTCCTTATTTAGATAATATCGGTCAGGGATACTCGCGAGAGTATGAAGACTATATGTTACCCGTGTTGAGCCGCTTCAACGGGTATCCGCAAGTTAGTCCCCAAGGACAGATCGTATATTACTTTCCAGATTTGCAAGTCACTGCTAACCAGCAGCATCCCCAACCTGTTTATCCTTATCTACAAGAATTACCTTGGGGTTTTAGTGCAGCTAGTTCCGGACAAATTATGCTGGCGATCGGACTGGGAGCAGTAAATATCATCGGTGCTTTAATGTTGGGTAACCTATTAGCTGGTGGTACTGTCGCAGCACAACTAGGCGGATTTGTTGCTTTTGTACAATCAATTTATTGGTTGTTATTAGGTTACGGTACGGCTTTTCTAGTGATTCCGTTGATTCGCTATTTTTGGATTCAGTGGCGCAACGGTAAGATTAGCAAACGGAATCAAAAGCGGGAAGAAAGATCGATCGTACTTAACCAACCTAGTACCGATTTACAAGCGA
It encodes:
- a CDS encoding DUF6439 family protein, which codes for MPESTQISRNDSLKELSTLEIAQALMERLTISSNDWHRLKSNRTARASEQTAAALVYLLKDMPEEGLSRLNQASGWLDRSISAPPCPTHGHHRSH
- a CDS encoding anti-sigma regulatory factor; this encodes MIAISKRPVKRHWTTISFASTLYLCPILDLLVAEIPEHWQTEIRLGLQEALVNAAKHGNKLDPSKTVVVRFSLVADHYWWVISDQGSGFKPCCKCSVDALEHLPPDESECGRGLYILYNVFDRVHWNPDGTELSLGKYIKNRYKLPLLG